The segment TCCAAGACCCAGTCCGGGTTGCCGTTGGCGAGATTCACCTTGTGCAGCTTGCCGCCGTTGTACCGCTCGGTGACGTACGCCTTTTGGTTCTCCAGGTCCAGCGCGAGGCCATCGGCCGTCCCCAGCCCGGTGGCGAGCGCGAAGGGAGCCTCTTTCGGGCTCTCTTGCTCTTCGCTGCCGCCCTTGTGAAGAGGGTGTTGCTTCATATCGAAGTCAAGTTTTTCAAGCTCGAATACCTCGTGCACCCCGGCGAGGGTGGAAACGAGCTCGGCTTCCCCTTTTTGCGTAAACGGCTTGCCTTTATCGGTCAAGTCGAAATCCTCCGTAGCGGTAGCGGTCTCAGTCCCGCCGAGCTTCCATGCAATCACCTTGGAGTATTTCGGTTCCTTGGCTTGTGGGCCCTCTGGACTGGTCTCCTTGACCTCTACTGGCTCGGGGTAATACAAAGCGACCCACCCGCCAAAGGAGATAGGGAATTCGTAGTCGAACCTCCGCACCTGACGTCGTTGCGTGGCCAGGACGTCTACCCGGCTGCCGATTTTCCCACTCAGCGTGGACGATGTTTTGAACGCAGTGGTCAACGAACCGCTGACAGAAGCAGTGATCCCAAGCATCAGCTGCGCCGACAATTCCCCGGTGCCCGTTGCGGTACTCGTGGCTGTTGTCGTACTCGTCGTTTGTGACTGAGACTCTGCGTCAACGCCCTGATTGTCTTTGCTGTTCTTCAGGGTAGTCTTCTCGGATTGGTTCATCGCCATGCTCTTCTGCAGTTGCTGCTGCAGTGATGCAGTGGTTTTCGCCCCGAAAGTGAGCTGCACCTGCCCCTGGAGTGACCAGCTGATGGTGTTCGAAATCGAGAATTCGACAGTGTGCGACCAATCCATGGGGATGGGGTCGGTTCGATTGACGTACGTTTGCTTGGAGATCACGTCAGGAGGGGGCTGTGCAATGTCGCTTCGTTCTTCGATGAGCGGTACACCCACCGTCATATAGGCGCGCCACCCGCGTTGGTGTGCCGCATCCTCCCCATCGGGAAAGTCGCCGAATCGGCCCTTGTTCAAGGAGAACCCGGTGGGGGCGATATACCGGTCCTTCCCCTCTGCTGTTTTCTTCTCGGCCTTCCTCATCAGTTTGTCCTTGTTCCGCTCCAGGATGGCAGCGGTCTTGTCGGCGATTTCGAGCTCCTTCAGGTTTCGCCCGGTCAGTGGGTGGCGGATGAACCGTTCGCCCAGATGAGTGGTACTCACGTTGTTTTTGGTGGCGCCGCCCATGTCTTCCAGCCTCCCTGCGTAGCAGAACTCAGTGATTTTTCAGTGATGGTGTGTGAGTGGTTTCCAGCCTGGCGTGACCGAATGAGAAGTCGTCAGGCTGCCGAGCGGGGCCGTTGCTACTCGGCCCTCACCACTCGACCGAACCATCGCTACGCCGTTTGACGTTTTTGGCCGACTTTTGGTTTTCCTTTTTCAGTTCTTCCAGCCTTTCGTCGCCGGCCTTTGGCTGGTCTTCGTCCCTGATCTCCACCTCCACCTTCTTGAATGCCTCATCCTTGGCCGAAGACGCCATGTCGGATGTCGATTCGGGGTTTTCGCTGGCTTCCCGCTGCTTGGTGGCTGCCGTCTGGGTGTTCTTGAACAGGGGGGCGAGGAAGTTGTTCATTACGGCGAGTGCCTCAGGCGATGTCTCGCGGATAATCTTCGGGTCGCGCGCGGCTTCGGGAATTCCGTCGTAGAGCTCCGGATCGACGCCTTCTCGCTCGGGCCAAGCGCCGGGAATTTTTTCATTGACATTTTGTGCGGAATCTTCGGCGGACTTGGCTTCATTCCCGCCGCTGTCGAAGATGTTCTTGAAGGTCATGAAATTCCCTCCGGATCCTTTTGGTGTGCTGTGTGCACCAAGATCTTCGCGTGCCTGCCTACCCCTGCGGTGATCGGTCTATCCGGCTCGGTGCTGCGGTTTCTCGCCCGTCATCCGACGGTGGGCCGGCAGTGACGTTTTTCTGGAACGCCGTGACGGCTGGAACTGATCGCCGCTTGGTTTTACATTGAACGATGCTCTGAAATGGCCTCGCCTATGACCTGCAACGACCAACTTGGAGGGGCCGCTTCAGTACGTCATCGAACTTCAGATGACGTTGAGTCCTGGCCAATTCGGTGGTCCCCCACAGGGGGCCGAAACTGGTGGGTCTCCTGCTTATTGGTCGGGTGCGAGTGCCGAAAGTGGGGGACACGCGTCGCCGGCGGCCGCGGTGCACCCGGAGCCCGGCCCGCTCGCCCCGCAGGCGCCGGCAGCCTGTGAGTCCCGGGGCGGGCTGCGTCAGACTGTGGGCATGTTGTCACCCCGCCGCGCGTGCCCCATCTGCACCCGAGAGATCGCCGTCGTCGGCGGGCGCTTTGCCCGCCATGACCCGCCCGGGCGGCGGACGGTGCTGGAGCTGATTTCCTGTCCGGGCTCGCGGCGGATCGCGCCGATGATGGCCCCGGCGGAGAAGCTCTTCGATCCGGAGGAGCCGCCGATGCCGGGTCAGCAGCCGTTGTTCTGAGGCAGGCAGGCAGGCAGCCGGCCGCGGGTGGTAATTACGGCGCCAGGACGTCCAGTTCGGCCATCGCGCCGGCGGTGATCTCGCGGGTG is part of the Streptomyces platensis genome and harbors:
- a CDS encoding gluconolaconase yields the protein MGGATKNNVSTTHLGERFIRHPLTGRNLKELEIADKTAAILERNKDKLMRKAEKKTAEGKDRYIAPTGFSLNKGRFGDFPDGEDAAHQRGWRAYMTVGVPLIEERSDIAQPPPDVISKQTYVNRTDPIPMDWSHTVEFSISNTISWSLQGQVQLTFGAKTTASLQQQLQKSMAMNQSEKTTLKNSKDNQGVDAESQSQTTSTTTATSTATGTGELSAQLMLGITASVSGSLTTAFKTSSTLSGKIGSRVDVLATQRRQVRRFDYEFPISFGGWVALYYPEPVEVKETSPEGPQAKEPKYSKVIAWKLGGTETATATEDFDLTDKGKPFTQKGEAELVSTLAGVHEVFELEKLDFDMKQHPLHKGGSEEQESPKEAPFALATGLGTADGLALDLENQKAYVTERYNGGKLHKVNLANGNPDWVLEKLGEVNDVALDLPGNKAYVADYSGKRLIRVNLSDRATSPVTGTEGVGAYGVALDLQGNKAYVADYDGGKLIEYDLNSEPAKKLRTWDVPRAAGVALNGGKAYVGQYDRNGLYEVDLTADGNAPQTVATNLGYSVRVALDGAVNAYVSDTSGSKLHEVVVADGEAKGRQRVVAEGLGTVCGLGLDREHGLIYVSNRQGKLWRISGVLPDAAQNASVGT